The following are encoded together in the Daucus carota subsp. sativus chromosome 5, DH1 v3.0, whole genome shotgun sequence genome:
- the LOC108221380 gene encoding protein ALP1-like, with amino-acid sequence MIIKFFVIFVPWYLMGITLLSESYFRKRTRDKMIHRLANLNSLIKDSDIGCINELRMNRSTFNVLCEMLRDIGDLRETKRTSLNETIAIFLYILAHHKKNRTIENYFVRSGETISRQFNRCLLAVLKLHVHLLKKPSPITEGCKDRRWKYFKNCLGALDGTYVSVQVPSKDRERYRTRKGHLAMNVLGVCSPDMQFIYVLPGWEGSTHDGCVLRDAISRPHGLRIPQGCYHLVDAGYANSDGFLAPYRGQRYHLNEWKEGRVPRSSEEYFNMRHSKAKNVVERCFGVLKGSWGILRSPSFYPIRTQGRIVMACCLLHNLIRRYMPSRKKTNDDDEDDDDDDDDDDDDDDDDDDDDDAEEEDFEDDPRYIEVVRTIQTSHFWTNYRNQLALGMYNEWRNRS; translated from the exons ATGATAATCAagttttttgttatatttgttcCTTGGTATTTGATGGGTATAACACTATTGAGTGAATCATATTTCCGTAAGAGGACGAGGGATAAAATGATTCATAGACTTGCTAATCTAAATAGCCTGATAAAAGATAGTGATATTGGATGTATAAATGAACTTCGTATGAATAGGTCCACATTTAATGTGCTTTGTGAGATGCTTAGGGATATCGGAGATTTAAGAGAAACTAAAAGGACGAGCTTAAACGAGACGATTGCAATATTTTTGTACATTTTAGCTCATCACAAgaagaatagaacaattgaaaattattttgtgAGGAGTGGGGAAACCATAAGTAGACAATTTAATCGTTGCCTTCTAGCTGTCTTGAAGTTACATGTCCATTTGCTCAAGAAACCTTCACCAATAACCGAAGGATGTAAAGATAGAAGGTGGAAATATTTTAAG aATTGTCTTGGAGCCTTAGATGGTACTTATGTGAGTGTTCAAGTGCCTTCTAAAGATAGGGAAAGGTATCGTACTAGAAAGGGTCATCTTGCAATGAATGTTTTGGGTGTTTGTTCACCGGATATGCAGTTTATATATGTCTTACCTGGTTGGGAGGGTTCAACACATGATGGTTGTGTCCTTCGTGATGCTATATCTAGACCTCATGGTTTGAGAATTCCCCAAG GTTGTTACCATTTGGTTGATGCCGGTTATGCTAATAGTGATGGATTTCTCGCTCCATATAGAGGACAACGTTACCATCTTAATGAATGGAAGGAAGGCCGTGTACCTCGATCTAGTGAAGAATATTTCAACATGAGACATTCAAAAGCTAAAAATGTTGTAGAAAGGTGCTTTGGTGTGCTTAAAGGAAGTTGGGGAATCCTTCGGAGTCCTTCGTTTTATCCGATTCGCACTCAAGGTAGAATTGTAATGGCATGTTGCTTACTACATAATCTTATTCGAAGATACATGCCAAGTAGAAAAAAGactaatgatgatgatgaagatgatgatgatgatgatgatgatgatgatgatgatgatgatgatgatgatgatgatgatgatgcggAGGAGGAGGATTTCGAAGATGATCCTCGATATATTGAAGTTGTTAGAACAATTCAGACATCTCATTTTTGGACCAATTATAGAAATCAACTTGCTTTGGGGATGTACAATGAGTGgagaaatagaagttag